A section of the Nitrospira sp. genome encodes:
- a CDS encoding Slp family lipoprotein, which yields MKRVSATAMLLASLIWGACSPSQVFAPEVMEGVDQEFDFSRWRALPNQDEGKKAELGGAILQSDVKGDAITLVLRQLPIVRHPAYGPKDTGKRSGEFAATFSGTLEPKFLQRGNRVIVVGTTRLAKVVVVDDIPRSLPNLEVKCLHIWNTGGREIADFPSFGAGYETLENQTWCVSR from the coding sequence ATGAAACGTGTCTCAGCGACTGCGATGTTGTTGGCCTCTCTGATATGGGGTGCCTGCTCGCCCTCTCAAGTGTTCGCTCCGGAGGTCATGGAGGGGGTGGATCAGGAGTTCGACTTTTCTCGATGGCGGGCGCTGCCGAACCAGGATGAGGGCAAGAAAGCGGAACTTGGCGGCGCCATCCTGCAATCTGACGTGAAAGGCGACGCGATCACGCTGGTGCTGAGGCAACTTCCGATCGTCAGGCATCCCGCCTACGGGCCGAAAGATACCGGAAAACGGAGCGGCGAGTTCGCTGCCACCTTTTCAGGAACCCTCGAACCGAAGTTTCTCCAACGAGGAAACAGAGTGATCGTGGTTGGAACAACCAGATTGGCAAAGGTCGTCGTCGTGGACGACATTCCGCGCAGCCTTCCGAACCTGGAGGTCAAATGCCTTCACATTTGGAATACAGGGGGGCGTGAAATTGCCGATTTCCCCTCGTTCGGAGCAGGATACGAAACGCTCGAAAACCAGACGTGGTGCGTCTCCCGATAG
- a CDS encoding PstS family phosphate ABC transporter substrate-binding protein, producing MKRMQQAGSALTGLGLIGMLLWFSSPTLSQPTALVKVDGSSTVFPITEAVAEEFQKSARGSVRVTVGISGTGGGFKKFCRGETDLQDASRPIQSGEMEACRANGVSYIELPVAFDALTIAVSPQATWVDHLTLDELKRIWEPSAQGRIMKWSQIRPTWPNVPLKLFGAGSDSGTFDYFTEAVVGKAKASRGDYTASEDDNTLVQGISHDKQALGYIPYAYFEPNQQRLKAVAIDGGKGPVLPSRVTVENGMYQPLSRPLFIYANAKAAERTEVKRFVEFYLAQAATLAPQVKYVPLPAQAYYLALTHFRNGKVGTAFQGASSIGIKIEELLRREATP from the coding sequence ATGAAGAGGATGCAGCAAGCCGGAAGCGCCCTCACAGGCCTTGGCCTGATCGGAATGCTCCTGTGGTTCAGCAGCCCGACCTTGTCCCAGCCCACGGCGCTGGTCAAGGTGGACGGATCGAGCACCGTCTTTCCGATCACCGAAGCCGTAGCGGAGGAATTTCAGAAAAGCGCGCGCGGATCGGTTCGCGTCACGGTGGGCATTTCCGGCACAGGCGGGGGCTTCAAGAAATTCTGCCGAGGCGAAACGGATCTGCAGGACGCCTCCAGGCCCATCCAGTCCGGTGAAATGGAGGCCTGTCGAGCCAACGGGGTGTCATACATCGAACTGCCTGTCGCCTTCGACGCGCTGACGATTGCCGTGAGTCCGCAGGCGACGTGGGTCGACCACCTCACTCTGGATGAACTCAAGCGGATCTGGGAACCCTCCGCGCAAGGCCGCATCATGAAATGGAGCCAGATTCGTCCCACCTGGCCCAACGTTCCGCTCAAGCTGTTCGGGGCCGGGTCCGACTCCGGGACATTCGATTACTTCACGGAAGCCGTGGTCGGCAAAGCCAAAGCCAGCCGCGGCGACTATACGGCCAGCGAAGACGACAACACGTTGGTCCAAGGAATTTCTCACGACAAACAAGCGCTTGGATACATCCCCTACGCGTATTTCGAGCCCAACCAGCAACGCCTTAAAGCGGTCGCGATCGATGGAGGCAAGGGGCCCGTGCTGCCCTCCCGCGTGACCGTCGAGAACGGCATGTACCAGCCGCTCTCACGCCCGCTGTTCATCTATGCCAACGCCAAAGCGGCCGAACGCACAGAGGTCAAGCGGTTCGTCGAGTTCTATTTGGCTCAGGCGGCGACGTTGGCGCCGCAGGTCAAGTACGTTCCGCTTCCCGCGCAGGCCTACTATCTGGCACTGACGCACTTTCGGAACGGAAAGGTCGGCACCGCCTTTCAGGGCGCTTCCTCAATCGGCATCAAGATCGAGGAATTACTGCGTCGGGAAGCGACACCGTAG
- the pstC gene encoding phosphate ABC transporter permease subunit PstC, translating to MDAEATKPDLLKHAQAIHVPPVFPPRFKEKVVEWLLMITALASVAVTVGIVGVLSYESFLFFRQVSVLDFLTDSQWTPLFSEPHYGILPLVSGTVVTTAVALLVAIPAGTVVAVYLSEYASPALREAVKPALELLSAVPTVVYGYFALLFVTPALQWIWPDLPGFNMLSAGFVIGIMIVPYVSSVSEDAMRAVPLALREGAYALGATRMQTSLRVVFPSALSGIAAAYVLGVSRAIGETMVVAIAAGMQPTLTWNPLEPAATMTAYIVQVSLGDLPHGSIGYRTIFATGLTLLLMTFIFNLAGHVLRKRYRQVY from the coding sequence ATGGACGCCGAAGCCACCAAGCCCGATCTACTGAAGCACGCGCAAGCCATTCACGTCCCGCCTGTTTTTCCCCCACGATTCAAAGAGAAGGTCGTCGAATGGCTCTTGATGATCACCGCCCTGGCGTCGGTGGCCGTCACTGTCGGGATCGTCGGCGTCCTTTCTTATGAGTCCTTTCTGTTCTTTCGACAAGTTTCGGTCCTTGATTTCTTGACGGACAGCCAATGGACGCCTCTGTTCTCGGAGCCGCACTACGGCATTCTTCCCCTCGTGTCCGGCACCGTCGTGACCACCGCCGTGGCACTGCTCGTGGCCATTCCGGCCGGCACCGTGGTTGCCGTCTATCTGAGCGAATACGCGTCTCCCGCGCTACGCGAAGCCGTCAAGCCTGCCTTGGAACTGCTGAGCGCCGTGCCGACCGTCGTGTATGGCTACTTCGCGCTGCTCTTCGTCACGCCCGCGTTGCAGTGGATCTGGCCGGACCTGCCCGGCTTCAACATGCTCAGCGCCGGATTCGTCATCGGTATCATGATCGTGCCCTACGTCAGCTCGGTGAGCGAGGATGCCATGCGGGCCGTTCCGCTCGCCCTCCGCGAGGGCGCCTATGCCCTGGGCGCCACACGCATGCAGACGTCGCTCCGCGTGGTGTTTCCCTCCGCCCTGTCCGGCATCGCCGCCGCGTACGTGCTCGGTGTGTCTCGGGCCATCGGAGAAACCATGGTGGTCGCCATCGCCGCCGGTATGCAGCCGACTCTGACCTGGAACCCGCTGGAGCCGGCCGCCACGATGACCGCCTATATCGTTCAAGTCAGCCTGGGAGACCTCCCGCACGGCAGCATCGGGTACCGGACCATTTTTGCGACGGGTCTGACACTGTTGCTCATGACATTCATCTTCAACCTGGCCGGCCATGTCCTTAGAAAACGCTACCGCCAAGTCTATTAG
- the pstA gene encoding phosphate ABC transporter permease PstA, which translates to MSLENATAKSISSGPDRRRLARRKRVDVLVARTGFVVTLTVLSVLLALIGQLAVEGVGRLSWQFLTSYPSRLAAQAGILSAWVGTILVMLLTALVAVPLGLGTAVYLEEYAPKNRLTTLIDINIANLAGVPSIVYGLTALALFVYEFRLGQSFLTAGLTLTLLVLPMIIIAAREALRAVPPQIREAASALGATKWQTVKHHVLPCSMGGIMTGLILALSRAVGETAPLMTVGALSFIAFLPQPPWLSDVPFISFQWMLDPFTVMPIQMFNWVSRPQEDFHVNAAAAGLILLLMTLAMNGLGIAVRARFRKRIRW; encoded by the coding sequence ATGTCCTTAGAAAACGCTACCGCCAAGTCTATTAGTTCCGGTCCCGATCGCAGGCGCCTGGCCCGCCGCAAGCGAGTCGATGTGCTGGTTGCACGGACTGGATTTGTTGTTACGCTGACAGTCCTCAGTGTGCTGCTCGCGCTGATCGGCCAATTGGCGGTGGAAGGCGTCGGTCGCCTGTCCTGGCAGTTTCTGACTTCCTATCCGTCACGGCTCGCGGCACAGGCGGGCATTTTGAGCGCCTGGGTCGGGACGATCCTCGTCATGCTACTGACCGCGCTCGTGGCGGTTCCCTTGGGACTCGGAACGGCCGTCTACCTGGAAGAGTATGCGCCGAAAAACCGGCTGACCACCCTGATCGACATTAATATTGCCAATCTGGCCGGCGTGCCGTCGATCGTCTACGGCCTGACGGCGCTCGCGCTGTTCGTTTATGAGTTCCGCCTCGGGCAAAGCTTCCTGACTGCCGGCTTGACTCTGACTCTTCTGGTGCTGCCGATGATCATCATCGCCGCCCGCGAAGCCCTCCGGGCCGTACCGCCGCAGATCCGAGAGGCCGCCTCTGCGCTCGGCGCCACCAAGTGGCAGACGGTCAAGCACCATGTCCTGCCCTGCTCCATGGGAGGCATCATGACCGGGTTGATTCTGGCGCTGTCCCGCGCGGTGGGGGAAACGGCCCCGCTGATGACCGTCGGCGCCCTGTCCTTCATCGCATTTCTGCCGCAGCCTCCCTGGCTATCCGACGTACCGTTCATCTCATTCCAGTGGATGCTCGATCCCTTTACCGTCATGCCGATTCAGATGTTCAACTGGGTCTCGAGGCCGCAAGAGGACTTCCACGTGAACGCCGCGGCGGCAGGGCTGATTCTGCTGTTGATGACGTTGGCGATGAACGGGTTGGGGATCGCGGTGCGTGCGCGTTTTAGGAAACGAATCCGTTGGTAG
- the pstB gene encoding phosphate ABC transporter ATP-binding protein PstB: protein MSVTAPPNSGLKAESRGLSFFYGNVQALKGISLGLPDRHATALIGPSGCGKTTYLRCLNRMHDLYPGNRYEGELLLYPERINLVASNIDPVEIRMRVGMVFQRPNPFPKSIYENVAYGLKIRGGMKRADLDQAVERALRDAALWPEVRDRLHDQAFNLSGGQQQRLCIARALATRPEILLFDEPTSALDPTATARIEELVNDIKQKVTIVIVTHNMQQAARVSDYTAFMYEGRLIECDRTDKIFTNPSNILTEAYVTGRFG, encoded by the coding sequence ATGTCCGTAACAGCACCACCGAACAGCGGATTGAAGGCGGAATCTAGAGGCCTGAGCTTCTTCTACGGCAACGTCCAAGCGCTGAAGGGGATTTCACTCGGTTTGCCCGATCGTCATGCTACGGCGCTGATCGGACCGTCCGGATGCGGCAAGACGACCTATCTCCGGTGTCTCAATCGGATGCATGATTTGTATCCGGGCAACCGGTACGAAGGCGAGCTGCTGCTCTATCCGGAGCGGATCAACTTGGTGGCCTCCAACATCGATCCCGTCGAAATCCGCATGCGCGTCGGGATGGTCTTCCAGCGGCCGAACCCGTTTCCCAAGTCCATTTATGAAAACGTGGCCTATGGCTTGAAGATCCGCGGGGGCATGAAGCGAGCCGACCTGGATCAGGCCGTCGAGCGGGCCCTCCGCGATGCAGCCCTCTGGCCCGAGGTCAGAGACCGCCTCCACGATCAGGCGTTCAACCTCTCGGGAGGACAGCAGCAGCGCCTGTGCATCGCCCGGGCGCTGGCCACGAGACCGGAAATCCTCCTGTTCGACGAACCCACGTCGGCCCTGGACCCCACAGCGACCGCGCGCATCGAGGAACTGGTCAACGATATCAAGCAGAAGGTGACGATCGTGATCGTCACCCATAACATGCAGCAAGCGGCTCGCGTGTCCGACTACACGGCCTTTATGTACGAAGGCCGCTTGATCGAGTGCGATCGAACGGACAAGATCTTCACCAACCCATCGAACATACTGACCGAAGCGTACGTGACCGGCCGGTTCGGCTAG
- the phoU gene encoding phosphate signaling complex protein PhoU: MQRHFDQELAELRTQILRMGALVERQIEGSIQALVNRDVHLASRIIERDALVNGLDVEIDETCIRLLALQAPAASDLRFITTAMKISTELERMSDLAENISERVIELNGEPQLKPYIDIPSMSSWTMRMVGECLEAFVRSDAALARKVCADDDVIDDLTHQLFRELLSFMLEKPGTITRAIRLTFIGKYLERIADHATNVAELVIYMVEGKIIRHTSEHARADNGA; the protein is encoded by the coding sequence ATGCAACGGCACTTCGATCAAGAACTGGCGGAACTGAGGACGCAGATCCTCCGCATGGGTGCGCTGGTCGAACGGCAGATCGAGGGTTCGATCCAGGCGCTGGTGAATCGAGACGTGCACCTGGCCTCCCGCATCATCGAACGCGATGCCCTCGTGAACGGCCTCGACGTGGAGATCGACGAGACCTGCATCCGCCTACTCGCGTTGCAAGCGCCGGCCGCCAGCGACCTTCGATTCATCACGACGGCGATGAAAATCTCAACCGAACTGGAACGCATGAGCGACCTGGCCGAGAACATCAGCGAACGCGTCATCGAGTTGAACGGAGAGCCGCAGCTCAAACCCTATATCGACATTCCCAGCATGTCGAGCTGGACGATGCGGATGGTAGGCGAATGCCTGGAAGCGTTCGTCCGCTCGGACGCTGCGTTGGCCAGAAAAGTCTGTGCGGACGACGATGTTATCGACGACCTCACGCACCAACTGTTCCGAGAACTCCTGTCTTTCATGCTCGAAAAGCCCGGCACGATCACCCGCGCCATCCGCCTTACGTTCATCGGCAAGTACCTCGAGCGTATCGCCGACCACGCCACCAACGTCGCAGAATTGGTGATCTACATGGTAGAAGGCAAGATCATCCGCCACACGAGTGAACACGCGCGTGCGGACAACGGCGCCTGA
- a CDS encoding GDSL-type esterase/lipase family protein, with product MQRDLSYNCNNVSVRLCVEATEIQHLNPLGAALPGRWNGRADICLVTLASMSVVTAANPFLMLLMGWLIFAGCDDRSPSTEGHPAPPYSVTKPSTRTALGYGNGAWQLRRHAELNEIARRGNIDLVFLGDSITQRWNEAGREVWHSYYGRRKAANFGMDADRTQHVLWRIEHGNFDRIHPKAIVLLIGDNNSIDGNSPQDIADGVVAVVQKLREKIPESKILLLAIFPSGERPDNPQRARAMAANAIFRTIADGKMIHYLDIGNRFTNPDGTISPVIMPDFDHLSANGYMLWAEAIEPVVKDLLGER from the coding sequence ATGCAACGTGACCTGTCCTACAACTGTAACAATGTGTCGGTTCGCCTCTGCGTCGAGGCGACGGAGATTCAACACCTCAATCCGTTAGGCGCTGCTCTGCCCGGGCGATGGAATGGCCGTGCGGATATCTGCCTCGTTACCCTGGCAAGCATGAGTGTCGTCACCGCGGCCAATCCATTTCTGATGCTCCTCATGGGATGGCTCATCTTTGCCGGCTGCGACGACCGTAGCCCCAGCACCGAAGGCCACCCTGCTCCCCCGTATTCAGTCACGAAACCGTCGACCCGGACCGCCTTGGGTTATGGAAACGGCGCCTGGCAGCTTCGACGACATGCCGAACTCAACGAAATCGCTCGACGCGGCAACATCGACCTCGTGTTTCTGGGCGACTCCATTACACAGCGATGGAATGAAGCCGGCAGAGAGGTTTGGCACTCATATTACGGGAGGCGCAAGGCCGCCAATTTTGGGATGGATGCCGACCGCACTCAGCATGTGCTCTGGCGAATCGAACATGGAAACTTTGACCGAATCCATCCCAAGGCCATTGTCCTGTTGATCGGCGACAACAATTCCATCGACGGCAACAGCCCGCAAGACATCGCCGATGGGGTCGTGGCTGTCGTCCAGAAACTCCGTGAAAAGATTCCCGAGAGCAAGATTCTCCTGTTGGCCATCTTCCCGTCCGGCGAGCGACCCGACAACCCACAGCGAGCGAGAGCCATGGCTGCCAATGCGATTTTCCGAACCATCGCCGATGGGAAGATGATTCACTATCTAGACATCGGTAACCGATTCACGAATCCGGACGGTACGATTTCCCCAGTCATCATGCCCGATTTTGACCACCTCAGCGCGAACGGATATATGCTGTGGGCCGAAGCCATCGAGCCGGTGGTGAAAGACCTTCTAGGGGAGCGGTGA
- a CDS encoding DUF433 domain-containing protein, with amino-acid sequence MDDRIIVDRHICSGKPIIRGTRIMVTNILGLVAGGYTRQQIIEAYPEITVEDVTAALEYASHVVDEERVIPRA; translated from the coding sequence ATGGACGATAGAATCATTGTTGATCGCCATATCTGCAGCGGAAAACCAATCATTCGCGGCACCCGGATCATGGTGACGAATATTCTTGGCCTGGTTGCAGGCGGGTATACTCGCCAACAGATCATCGAAGCCTATCCTGAAATCACCGTTGAGGACGTGACCGCCGCTCTTGAATATGCGAGTCACGTAGTGGATGAAGAGAGAGTCATCCCACGTGCCTGA
- a CDS encoding methyltransferase domain-containing protein, translating into MAPKTAYEPSLARFSSLQAILCCPRTKTDLRLVPLEDLLSCLPEDERQRLPDETIGAFISDADRRAYPLTETIAYFLEHTSLRISSRFSETGSTSELQISVDDITESVRDWYDRFGWKKNTQSVYNDSALFSQNRLVGHGTYELMSHLSILDRLPGGDFILDAASGAIPHAEYLAFSWFLKSRVCVDMSITALQEAGMKLRQTDICCLADICKLPFRDNCFDGAVSGYTIQHIPESLQLGAVQELFRVIRPNAHLCIFTEVRYSIWHTGLFFVLRIFRKLWKVLHLGSAHTHMPPNAPGREPAPHQLYYFFRNRAWWKQVAGELTNEHSVESLRILNKSEFEWLFGQSNRAAKALRLVETAFPRLTSIMSAYCLIDLRKPDRS; encoded by the coding sequence GTGGCACCAAAAACAGCCTATGAACCGTCACTTGCCAGATTTAGCTCCCTTCAGGCTATTCTCTGCTGTCCACGTACGAAAACCGACCTCCGCTTGGTGCCGCTCGAGGATCTTCTTTCATGCTTACCTGAAGATGAGCGTCAGCGTCTGCCGGATGAGACCATCGGCGCGTTCATTTCCGACGCTGATCGGAGAGCGTACCCGCTGACGGAGACAATCGCGTATTTCCTTGAACACACTTCGCTTCGAATCAGCAGCCGGTTCTCAGAAACCGGTTCCACGAGCGAGCTGCAGATTTCAGTCGATGACATCACCGAGAGTGTTAGAGATTGGTACGACCGGTTCGGATGGAAAAAAAATACGCAGAGCGTTTATAACGACTCTGCGCTTTTCTCCCAGAACAGGCTTGTCGGACATGGGACATATGAGTTGATGTCCCATCTCTCGATTCTCGATCGTTTACCAGGTGGCGACTTCATCCTCGATGCCGCAAGCGGCGCCATCCCGCACGCGGAGTACTTGGCATTTTCATGGTTTTTGAAGAGCCGGGTCTGCGTGGACATGTCGATCACCGCTTTACAGGAAGCCGGCATGAAACTACGACAAACGGATATCTGCTGCCTGGCAGATATATGCAAGCTGCCTTTTCGAGACAATTGCTTCGACGGCGCGGTCTCCGGTTACACCATCCAACATATCCCGGAATCTCTTCAGCTCGGAGCCGTTCAGGAGCTCTTCCGTGTTATTCGACCGAACGCTCATCTGTGCATTTTCACAGAGGTACGATACTCGATATGGCACACAGGTCTTTTCTTTGTCTTGAGGATCTTTCGAAAACTGTGGAAGGTCCTGCATCTAGGTAGCGCGCACACTCACATGCCCCCAAATGCCCCTGGTCGTGAACCGGCACCCCACCAGCTTTACTACTTCTTTCGAAATCGCGCATGGTGGAAACAGGTGGCCGGAGAACTGACAAACGAACACTCGGTTGAGTCGCTTCGAATCTTGAACAAGTCTGAGTTCGAGTGGCTGTTTGGACAATCGAATCGAGCAGCCAAAGCCCTACGATTGGTGGAAACCGCTTTTCCGCGTCTCACCTCCATCATGAGCGCGTACTGCCTCATTGATCTGCGCAAACCGGACCGGAGCTAA
- a CDS encoding sigma-54 dependent transcriptional regulator codes for MEQEHILVVDDEEGLLQLVKMRLQAMGFAVTACTTGREAVSAAKINRFDLAITDLRLGGEDGLDVTEELLRIHPGLPVIILTAHGSIPNAVEAVQRGAFGYLTKPFDDKELKVKIEEGLSPQRMSREIQRLKSLVNELYGMENVVARSPAMQRLLQQVVQVADSDATMLLFGETGTGKEVFARVTHANSRRSKGPFVALNCAAIPETLFESELFGHVKGAFTSAHGSKKGLFQSAHGGTLFLDEIAEMPLSMQVKLLRAVQEREVREVGAEHATKVDVRIIAATNKDLDEAVKNGTFRNDLYYRISVVPLFIPPLRDRREDIPIMAQQFLAVSTKRANKDMRGFTPAALHRLVTNLWPGNVRELENAIEKAVVMARQDMITPDLLPSTGSAPDAQLKPLTEAKEEFEKTYLKNVLQLTGGNISRAAQFAGRYRADFYKMLKKYGLHPSMTKGKAAAEVEELDEESDLTEAER; via the coding sequence ATGGAACAGGAACACATTCTCGTAGTGGATGATGAAGAAGGCCTGCTGCAGCTAGTCAAAATGCGACTGCAGGCGATGGGATTCGCCGTGACGGCCTGCACAACCGGACGCGAAGCCGTCTCGGCGGCTAAAATCAATCGATTCGACCTGGCAATCACCGACCTCCGATTGGGTGGGGAAGACGGCCTGGACGTCACCGAAGAACTCCTGCGCATTCATCCGGGGCTTCCCGTCATCATTCTGACTGCGCACGGCAGCATTCCCAACGCGGTTGAAGCCGTCCAGCGCGGCGCCTTCGGGTATCTGACCAAGCCCTTTGACGACAAGGAGCTGAAGGTCAAGATCGAAGAAGGGCTGTCGCCACAGCGCATGAGCCGTGAAATCCAGCGGTTGAAATCGCTCGTCAACGAACTCTATGGGATGGAGAACGTCGTGGCCCGCAGCCCGGCCATGCAACGGCTGCTGCAGCAGGTCGTCCAGGTTGCGGATTCCGACGCGACGATGCTCCTGTTCGGCGAAACCGGCACGGGCAAGGAAGTGTTCGCACGTGTGACGCATGCCAATAGCCGGCGGAGCAAGGGGCCGTTCGTCGCGCTGAACTGCGCGGCGATTCCCGAGACGCTGTTCGAATCCGAGCTGTTCGGGCACGTCAAGGGCGCGTTCACGAGCGCGCATGGTTCCAAGAAGGGCCTCTTCCAGAGCGCGCACGGCGGCACCCTGTTCCTGGATGAAATCGCGGAGATGCCGCTCTCGATGCAGGTCAAGCTGCTGCGCGCCGTTCAGGAGCGGGAGGTGCGAGAAGTCGGCGCCGAGCACGCCACCAAGGTGGACGTGCGGATCATCGCCGCCACGAACAAGGATCTGGACGAAGCCGTCAAGAACGGGACGTTTCGCAACGATCTCTACTACCGAATTTCCGTGGTTCCCTTGTTCATTCCGCCGCTTCGGGATCGGCGGGAAGATATTCCCATCATGGCCCAGCAGTTTCTCGCCGTAAGCACCAAACGCGCCAATAAGGACATGCGGGGATTTACGCCGGCCGCCCTGCATCGCTTGGTCACCAATCTCTGGCCCGGGAACGTGCGTGAACTGGAGAACGCGATCGAAAAGGCCGTCGTCATGGCACGACAGGACATGATTACGCCGGACCTGCTGCCTTCAACAGGCAGCGCGCCGGATGCTCAATTGAAGCCGCTGACCGAAGCCAAAGAGGAGTTTGAAAAGACCTATCTCAAGAACGTGCTGCAGTTGACGGGAGGGAATATCTCGCGGGCCGCACAGTTCGCCGGTCGTTACCGCGCGGATTTCTACAAGATGCTCAAGAAATATGGGCTCCACCCGTCGATGACGAAAGGTAAGGCGGCTGCGGAAGTCGAGGAATTGGACGAGGAGAGTGACCTCACCGAGGCCGAACGCTAA
- a CDS encoding ATP-binding protein has protein sequence MHLSIFWRIVLTSLLIIVVMGGVNLYALFQLRQLSALSTRMAGHHYPAIEAAKRLLTLAYVQVNSEKKYLAVRDDTFLKHLDEEVEEFRRGMTALAAQELSLEGLQLLEHVQRLQQERLGMLNVELEQPVKGKGGASPDYESRRDLVMDQMTTTLQHYVDFHESGISAGVRRSRESSAQAEAVTEQLVLLALLFGIGLAGIASYTILRPLRQLQSHIKQIGRGNFRESLNIRAPSELRSLVDTVNWMGGKLQELDDMKGEFLAHVSHELRTPMASIQEGTHLLLDEIPGPLQPEQRTTLRIMADSSRRLIHLISTILDLSKMDAGMMEYRIVSSDLRRIADISVNKIRLLADAKHVQLVVESPAQRVWVKADAIRIEQVLDNLLSNALKFSPEGGIVKIHMRPDMKAGVLEVSVSDVGPGVPPDELPHIFERFYQGRQKGRQVLPGSGLGLALAKKVVEAHGGRIWIESELKKGTTVRFILRLTKRAGVA, from the coding sequence GTGCATCTATCGATCTTCTGGCGGATTGTGCTGACCTCCCTGCTCATCATCGTAGTGATGGGAGGGGTGAATCTCTACGCCCTGTTCCAGCTCCGCCAGCTCTCTGCCCTGAGTACCAGGATGGCCGGCCACCATTACCCGGCGATCGAGGCCGCAAAGCGCTTGCTGACGCTGGCCTATGTCCAAGTCAACAGCGAGAAAAAGTACCTCGCCGTGCGTGACGATACATTTCTCAAACATCTAGACGAGGAGGTCGAAGAGTTTCGTCGAGGCATGACGGCCCTAGCTGCCCAGGAACTTTCTCTGGAAGGGCTGCAACTCTTGGAGCATGTCCAACGGCTTCAGCAGGAACGCTTGGGCATGTTGAACGTCGAACTGGAACAGCCCGTGAAGGGCAAGGGAGGTGCGTCTCCCGACTATGAAAGCCGTCGAGATCTGGTGATGGACCAGATGACGACGACCCTCCAACATTACGTTGATTTTCACGAATCCGGTATCAGCGCGGGGGTCCGGCGCTCCCGCGAAAGTTCGGCGCAGGCGGAGGCCGTCACGGAACAATTGGTCTTGCTGGCCCTATTGTTCGGCATCGGGCTCGCCGGCATCGCCAGCTATACGATTCTACGGCCGTTGCGCCAACTCCAAAGTCACATCAAGCAGATCGGGCGGGGGAATTTTCGGGAGTCGTTGAACATTCGCGCCCCCAGCGAACTCCGCAGCTTGGTGGACACGGTGAATTGGATGGGAGGCAAGCTTCAAGAACTCGACGATATGAAGGGGGAGTTTCTCGCCCACGTGTCCCACGAGCTCAGGACGCCTATGGCCTCGATCCAGGAAGGCACGCATCTGCTCCTGGACGAGATTCCCGGACCGCTCCAACCGGAACAGCGCACAACCTTACGGATCATGGCCGACAGCAGCCGTCGGCTGATCCACTTGATTTCGACCATTCTCGATCTCTCCAAGATGGACGCCGGCATGATGGAATACCGCATCGTCTCTTCGGATCTGCGGCGGATCGCCGACATCTCCGTGAACAAGATTCGATTGCTTGCTGATGCCAAGCACGTTCAGCTGGTCGTGGAGTCCCCCGCACAGCGGGTCTGGGTGAAGGCGGACGCCATTCGTATTGAGCAGGTCCTCGACAATCTGCTATCAAATGCCTTGAAGTTCAGTCCGGAAGGAGGCATTGTTAAGATTCACATGCGACCGGACATGAAGGCCGGGGTCCTGGAGGTTTCAGTATCCGACGTGGGTCCCGGCGTCCCTCCCGACGAATTGCCGCACATCTTCGAGCGATTCTACCAGGGACGTCAAAAAGGCAGGCAAGTGCTTCCCGGGAGCGGCCTGGGCCTGGCCCTCGCCAAGAAGGTGGTTGAGGCGCACGGAGGACGGATTTGGATCGAAAGCGAGTTGAAGAAGGGAACGACTGTACGGTTTATCCTACGTCTGACCAAGCGCGCAGGGGTCGCATGA